In Corticium candelabrum chromosome 1, ooCorCand1.1, whole genome shotgun sequence, the genomic stretch caaaaaatcgtttccgtgtctgACTACAGATCAGCATAGGaagattcgtgcaagtgaccaaacggcgaagaaAATGCCTCAcaaagttccgtcgccccatccttttgtattgtaaataaagaatgtgtgtacgtgacaaccaagaaacaccttcaggagttgagtgccacctacagtcaattATTCACACGTCCtgtacagtatgatcaatcctttactccactgtgctgcatctaacactgttgatagtcaatgtttgccgatatcaatttctttacaacggaactgagtgcatacctacactgtacatttcaattgtcttgatcacgatcccAAAACGACAACTACCTGCCAGGTCTTCCGTAATCTAAAGTTTTCATGACATTATGTTTCCTTCCATGTCTGTCATGATAACAGgatttcaacaaatacatacagtCTAGCTAGGACCcagcgtttcagtagacggtcagaaaactcctttggacgtgttactcaccaatgcgaggcgcctacggataccgtaaaactagttaaataataaatttaaaataggTTTACTGTTTATTAGTATAGGCCTAGGTATAGAAAAGTCACATCGAATTTACCAGAGCTATGATACTCAGTAGATCGAACGTCTAGAGTATTTGAACCCGCGGACTCTTGTGACAAGTGTCCTCAAACGTGGTGCTGCAACCAAAACATTCTACTCTGTCTATCCACACAAGCCAGGAAGGGAAACTAAAAACAATgttacgcatgcgtaaagTTCCGTAGTTTAACTGCATATATGGCGCATGAAAGCGTTTCTCTCAGTTATTTCGTGAGACACTATCGTCTTCCAGCAGCAGTTCGAGTGCTTAGCGGTTCTGGACAACTGGAAGAAGGTGACGAAGTGACACTTCAGTCAGTGCAGTCTACACGAGGTGTTGAGGCCTTTCGCGGTCGCCATGGAGAAAACCTGACTGATTCTTACATTCCGTTCAAGTATAATGGGATATTTGAGGTCATAGTGGCTTCAGCAAGCCAGCCGTGGGCTAGTTATCGCGACTTTCCAACGGTTGGGAGTGTCATTCGGTCAGGAAGGGAACTTCCTCTTGCAGTAAAGGCGAGGAACGCCTGGCGAGGCTCGACTGAATGTAACAGCGTCTACCAAAACGATGTTCTGACTTCTCTTACTTTGAAAGTTGATGGAACAGGTAGAACGTTTCTTGAAGCAATCAACGGAAGAGGATTGGTCATCAATCTACACGAATCAGTTCGAGGCGATTTCACTACCGATTTGAGTGATGTTCACTGGAGTATTGACGAGATGGTGAAACTGTTCGAGGCCAAGTTTCCCGTGCGCGTCCGTCTTCGAGCGACTCCTTCTGTGTACGACACAATTGGCAGTGTAGGAGACATATTCACTCTACTGCGCGTGACGGTGAGGCAGGAAGTGATGGTAATTGGTATTGGTGATAATTTTCAGGTCATTGCTGATGATTCTGTAGACGTCATAATGCTTGACAGTACACCCGGTGCATACACTAACATTGAAGCTGTTGCTAGCTCATCTTATTCGAACCATTATCACGATGATAGAGGGTTAGATGATCCCTTGTACACACCTATGGCAAACCCTTCTCCTGAAATAATGCAGAGCATTTTGAGATCCCACAAAGCGGATCATAAAGCTATGGTGCAAAATTTGAATGAAACCATAGAGAACTTGAAGGTCAAGTTGGTAAATGAGCAGAGCAAAAACAACCAGCTGGAAACCAAGATAGCATCTTTAGAAACAGAACTACAGGTACAAGCACTGAGATATGCCCAAGAGAGACAGCATGGAGATGAAATTAGAATCTTAAAAGCTACAGTGGAACAACTACAAATAAAAAATCAGGAACTGGAGTCAAAGCTTCGTTTTCAGGCAGAGCATAAGCAGCGAAACCACGACATCAATGAAACTGTAGTTCCTTTGGGAAAATACCAGCATACAATACCAGTTGCTATGGAAGGACCATACCCTGAAAGACAGGAAGTCACTTCAGAGCTCACTTGTTTGCAAACAGGCACAATAGGGTATACTGACTTTGATCAACCAACTAGAAAACCATCTTCTGGTCGCATTTCATCTGTCTCACCTATTCCTAAGCCTAGAGAGCGCATTTCCAAGTCTGACTCAAACCCTCTGTCACCACCCCTTCCTCAGAGAAAACCTGTTTCTCAATCCCCAAAGTCTAGTCTTCGACAGTCAACACCGCCAATACCAGCAAAACGAAACTTCTGAGGCTCTTCGCATGTGTACTAAAAGCAGTTGGATTTCTGACGGAAAGGTTGTCTGCATTCTGTTGGTAGTTATATTGTGGCTTGATAGTTGCTTTTAT encodes the following:
- the LOC134180431 gene encoding uncharacterized protein LOC134180431, translated to MAHESVSLSYFVRHYRLPAAVRVLSGSGQLEEGDEVTLQSVQSTRGVEAFRGRHGENLTDSYIPFKYNGIFEVIVASASQPWASYRDFPTVGSVIRSGRELPLAVKARNAWRGSTECNSVYQNDVLTSLTLKVDGTGRTFLEAINGRGLVINLHESVRGDFTTDLSDVHWSIDEMVKLFEAKFPVRVRLRATPSVYDTIGSVGDIFTLLRVTVRQEVMVIGIGDNFQVIADDSVDVIMLDSTPGAYTNIEAVASSSYSNHYHDDRGLDDPLYTPMANPSPEIMQSILRSHKADHKAMVQNLNETIENLKVKLVNEQSKNNQLETKIASLETELQVQALRYAQERQHGDEIRILKATVEQLQIKNQELESKLRFQAEHKQRNHDINETVVPLGKYQHTIPVAMEGPYPERQEVTSELTCLQTGTIGYTDFDQPTRKPSSGRISSVSPIPKPRERISKSDSNPLSPPLPQRKPVSQSPKSSLRQSTPPIPAKRNF